The Setaria viridis chromosome 9, Setaria_viridis_v4.0, whole genome shotgun sequence sequence TGCACATAACTAGGGCTTTGCTTGCTATTTTCAGTTATATGCTCTCTGAAGTTATCAAATAATATTTGTTGGCAGGTCATCAGATGATGGGACGTGCAGGATTTGGGATGCTAGATACTCCCAACAACCTCCACGAGTATATACACCAAAGCCCCCAGATGTTGCCACCGGTTAGTTCATTGAAGCATGTATAGTGCTTTAGCAATACCTATTTCTGGATAATCCAATCTTCATGGTGTTGGTGCCAGGGAAGAGCGGTGATGCATCTTCTAGCGCTGCTCAAGTTCAGCCAACAAATCACCAAATCCTATGTTGTGCGTTCAATGCTAATGGAACCGTGTTCGTCACTGGCAGCTCAGACACCTTTGCAAGGGTGTGTTTTTCTTGTTACCTTTACTTGTCAACTTCTGATTTTAACTATGGTGAAAATTGGTCTTTTCATCAGAAATGTTTATTTCAGGTATGGAATGCTTGCAAGAGTTCTTCTGAGGAACATGACCAACCGAATCATGAGATGGATCTATTATCTGGGCATGAAAATGATGTAAACTATGTGCAGTTTAGTGGATGTGCGGTGGCATCAAGATCTTTTTCATCTGATTCCGGTCATATCTCTAAGGAAGAAAATAACCTTAAGTTCAGAAATTCCTGGTAAGTATTTTGTGTGTACTCATGGTCTGATTACTCCTTTTACATGGTCTTACTCTTATGTTAGTGTAATCAGTTTGTTGTTGTTCACCCATGCTGAAAAGATGTCACTTTTGTCTTCAATCCTCTTAGTTGTTCACCCATGTCAAAAGATTTCATTTTTTGTATTCAACAATTACATGAGCTAAGTTGGTCTCTTTTTGGTAGGTTCACTCATAACATTGTTACCTGCTCACGTGATGGCAGTGCAATTATATGGGTTCCACGATCTCGGAGGTCACATGTAAGCTAATGCATCCTGGAtcttccaattttttttccctgaaaACTTTGTTTGCGTGATATTTTCCTTGATTACATGCATAGCTGCCCAATACAGCTATTGCTATGGTGCTATGACCGCCTCCTGAAAAGCTGCCCATCATATTTTATAATTCAGTCCCCCCTGCATATTTCTTCATCGTATCATGGTTTAATCACTAGAGGATGTAGTAATGGCTAGTATATAAAATACCTGACGCAGCAGCCAGCTGTAACGATATTACCCTATATGATGGCTAAGTCAAGTATGCTAGCTCATTATCAGACTGCCATCTTGTGCGACTGTACATTATCAATGCCTTTGCTGTATGCTAGATATGTGTTCAAAATAGTTTTCTGTATAATTGGTTCCTGCATTGATCCAGGGAAAGGTTGGACGCTGGACACGTGCTTACCATCTTAAAGTTCccccacctccaatggctcctcAACCACCTCGAGGTGGTCCTCGTCAAAGATACCAACCAACTCCTCGGGGTGTCAATATGATTGTTTGGAGTCTGGACAACCGCTTTGTGCTTGCTGCTATCATGGGTACGTTTGGTCTACTGTTTCATATGTTCTCACTGCAACCATATTGAAACAacattttgtttatttttcagAAATATTTGTATGTACTGCCATTTGGATTGTTTAATTGTCATCTTGGTATTCAGATTTTGTTACCTTTTTAATCTAATCACCTCATAGTTGCTTAATTGCATGTGGAGGGCTCGTCACCACAAAGAATTTTTCATGTCGATTTCATTCATGACTAATCAAGAGTGGGTTGCATGATTGCGCCTAGTTTGTCTTATTGTCAACCATTTTCCTAGCAATAAACAGCCCCACCCCACCATCACCCCCAGTACAACTTTGAACATAGCTTTCCTAGTGACATTATTTAGTAATTTCTCTAACTACTACTATGTCAGCATGTAATCATGGTTACAAATAACCTGCACCTCTTTGATTGCGTTAGTTGATTGAAATTTTTATATCAGTATATTACAAATAACCCTTTAGCTCTACTCCACCCTCATGTTCAAAGCATCCACCTAGCAATTGTTTGAGATTTATTTTTAGGAGCATCAGTCATTCTCTCGTTCTTATTTTACATAGTTGAATGATCAATTCTACCTATTCATCTTCCTTGTATGTCTTATGTTTTGCAGATTGCAGAATTTGTGTATGGAATGCTTCCGATGGTAGCTTGGTGCATTCACTGATCGGCCATAAGGAATCAGTAAGCATATTTCATGCATTACGCTTTCATTTTGTGAATGATATATTGTGCTTGCGCACTCAGTCTGCTGGTAACTCAGTAGTTAGCCCATTAAGGTGCTATTCCTATGTtatttctttcccttttttgaAGGGAAGTTCATCATGTTACTATTATTGCCTTGAGTTCTTCCAAGAGCATTGATTACTGATGATTAAACATAAATGGAGCGGAAAAACTTGCGAATGGCAACTTCGTAGATGTTAGATTTTAAGTGTTTtttaccttttcctttttttggcaAACTGTGTTGAGTTGAAACTACTTATTTGTTTTGGCAACAGACTATGTTTGTCAAGATTGATAGCAGTGGTATTATCTGAAATAAATTACTTTTCACTTGCAATGATGTGATATGTGAAGTTTGTTGTTTAACCAGTATCTCTGTTAAATTTTGTGATGATCATTTGATGTATAGCTAGTTTAGTACCATAAAACTAGCATGTTCTATGCCTTCAATCTTATGTCTATCAAACTTCTTTAATAATAAAACATCTATAGCAGCTTGATTCAGTGTCATGATTTGTCTTGCACATTTCATCTTCATATTGTTATTCAACTCCTTACTCAGAATTTTTAACTTGCAGAAATGTTATCCTTTTTAATTTGATCAACTTCATTCTTAACAGACATTTGTTCTTGATGTGCATCCATTCAACCCTCGTATAGCTATGAGTGCTGGGTATGATGGAAAGACGATCATCTGGGATGTATGCTCCTAACTAGATGCCTTTGTTTCTGTCTAAAGAAGAAAACAAGATGCCTTTATTTTCTCACAGTATCCATACCTGAAAAATCTAATCCAATTTTTCTACACCAGATATGGGAAGGAAAACCTGTGCAGATTTACGAAACAGGGCATTTTAAACTAGTTGATGGGAAGTTCTCTCCGTAAGTATCATTGTAGACTTTCTTCACAATCTTTGTTTTCATACCTTTTTTATTAGTTATAATATTTTTCTGTACTAGCTAAAATTCTTTTGTAACTGCACGCCTTTGAAACATCTGTTGTTGCTTGACGTGGAAAGACAATCTTGATGTCTCTGCCTCATAATTTTTTATCAACTCATAACCTGGAGTTCTGACTATTTTGTTGGctttcttttagaaaatttaATGCAATTCTGCCTGTACGAAAACTCTTACCACAAGTAGTTCTGGTCTTTTGTCCCATGACTGTTTTGTTGCAACGCGTTAGGCATCCAATGTTTGATAACTCGAGGATAAATAATCAGGTGGCTTCATCAAGGACTGCAATAGAAATGCGAAGGCCGTTGAAGCTGAGAGTGGTCCTCCCTAGAAGAATTCCAATTTGACAACCTTATTTTTCTCCTCAATTTTCATGCCCACACTGGCCAGCATTGCGAATTGTTCTTGAAGATATTAAGATGGTTAACAAACCAAATGCCTTCCTTTATGCAGAACTTTTGCAGCTGTCACTTCGGAACCATCTAGAATTCTTGTAGCAAAAGAGTACAAGGGAATTACCATTCTCATAATTCTCTCTATCCTTTGAGGTGTCATGTTATTTCCCTATACAAGATTCTAGTGCGGAAGAATAACCTAGCCTCCAATATTTGCATGCACTCCTTTTGCCTCTACTTGCTATGGATGAGATCGCCTGGGGTGGAGTTCCAGTGGCTTCATAGCCTTTGGATTTTTATAGGTGCCACATGTCATCTGGCAAAATTAAGTAGGAATCTTATGGAAGTTATCCTTGTAGTGCATTCCCCCAGCTCTTAATAGGATTGGAGTATGAGACCTGCTTTTAAGATTTGATTTGCAGTTATGATTATTTCTTTTAGATTGGTAAAAAATGTCAATGAATTCTGTCATGTTCTCTTTATGATATGCTGGATGATCATCTAGGGATGGCACATCACTTATTCTATCAGATGAAATTGGGCAAATATTCATTATTGGTACTGGGCAAGGAGAGTCCCAGAAGGACGCAAAATATGATCAGGTACACAAGTTGTTACTCAACCATCGCATTTATGGGGCCCAGTGATGATGTGATTTGTTTGATGAGTAATGGATATATTGGTTGTTTCAGTTCAGTTTGGCTCTGTATAAATTCCTAGTTTGGTAGATATTTCACAAAATCATCAACCCATGTGCCTATAGCTACATTACTGTACtaagataaaaaaaacactccAATGAGTAAGTTACCATCTTTTTATGCATTTGTTTGTAGTTCTGACTATGTGTGTACTCTAACAGTTCTTCCTTGGAGACTATCGGCCCCTTATCCGAGATACCAATGGAAGTGTTATCGATCAGGTTTGTTAAGAAAGTGACAGTTTTCGTTAAGTGCTACAGTGCAGAGCTATTTATTCTGACGATTTGTTTCTGAAATGTATAGTTTCATTCATTACATTGTTATAAAAATCTGATGAAGGAATGGAAATGATTTCAATATAATATATTTGCTTTCAAGGAAATTGGTGTCATTACCTTGCTGCTCATTGTTGCTATTGCTGCCAACTCGCTTATCGTTATTGTGGGTGCTCCAGTCACCACCTCATCAAGCATGATAGCGAATGCTGTGATAATTGGGTGTTAGGGCTGGATCGGTCTTGTGGGCTGGGTCTGCCTATTGTTTACTCTTTTTTTTGGCCTCTTCCCCTCTTGCCACATGTTTTTCATTATCCACTCAAAACGCTGCTTGCTAATTTGGGATTATCTACGTCCAGGATTTCAAAAATCAATTTGCGTTAGTAACTGTCTGGCTTTGTAGGTTTTTAACGCTCTTCTGAAATAATGTAAGCACTGCAAAACCAAGGAAATGCTGAGAACATGATTAAACAAAGGGCCAAAGGGGGGCATAGTTCTCCTCAAAATACCAGAATTCAAACCTGTTCATAACTTTGTAAAGTTTTCTTCTTCTAAAAGCTCATGAGCTAGTGAGTTATGCAGCTTTTCCTTATGCAGCTTTTGCTCCATGTATGTAGGAAACACAGCTTATACCACACAGGAGAAATATGCAAGACTTCTTATGCGATGCTGGTGTGTAACTTCCCTATCAGTCCTCTTTAGTACTCAACTGCAATCATTTGATGCTTACTTGCCAATTTCAGGTATGATACCATATCCAGAGCCCTTTCAGAGTATGTACCAGAAACGTCGGTTAGGTACACTTGGTATTGAATGGCGACCTCCCTCTGTAAACTTTGCTGTTGGCCCCACTTACAATGCAACCACTGGTGAATACCAAAACATCCCAATTATTGATCCGGATAGGTGGGAACCACTTCCAGAGATAACAGACTTCATTGAGCTTGAACCAGAAAATGAAGTTATCTCTGACGATACTGATTCTGAGTACAATGGCATGGATGAGAATTCAAGTGAAGGAGAACAAGAGATTATGAGTGGCGACTCCTCAGGTACTTCATATTCAAGTGCAGAAATTGATGCAGATAATCCTAATAGTGCTGCTCATCTCCGCCGAtccagaagaaagaagaaaaaatctGAGGTAAGTGTCAACTTTCAAGATCATCCAATGTTCCTCTGTACCATGTTCTAAACTTTTGCCATATTTTCCTTCTGTTACATCTTCTGCAGGCTGATCTTGTTACTTCATCTGGCCGGCGAGTTAGGAAAAAGATTTTGGATGAGCCGGACATAACTACAGTGTCGAGGCCACATAGATGTAGGAAGTCTAGGAATGGACGTTCAAGCAAAAGGAAAAGATCCCCTAAATCCAGGGGATTGCGACCTCAAAGACGTGCTGCTCGCAATGCACTCAGTTTTTTCTCAAAGATAGGAGCTTCAACGGAAGATGATGAGGATTACTCAGAGGGCAGTTCCTCAGACAGTGAATTGAATACGGATAGTACTGAAGCTGAACAGTTAGAACGGAGTGGTCAGGTAAGATTTAGCAGAGAAGAAGATGTTACTCAACCTTCTCAATTTGCGGATAATAAGGGAAATTCCGGAACTGGTAGAAAACTAGTCCTCAGAATACCACGAGCGAAAATTCCATTTGCTTTGGAAAGTGGAAAAGCGGAATGCTCCACACAGGATAAAGCAGTGAATTCTCTTGCTCTAGCTGATCTTGAATCGGTTGAGCCTGAACTAACTGTTGAACACGGACATTCCTCTGCTTGCAAGGCTGAATTATTGACAGATGGTGATCTGCATGATGGTTCTGCTGTCCACAGTAACAACTCAATTAGGTGGGGTGAAGTCAAGATGCGATCCTCAAAGCGTTGCAAGTACAGTGACCCAGCAGGAGGGTTGTGGTCCACTTCAAATAATGCAGCTTCACAGGATATTGAAGGATCAGGCAGTCAGGAGATGCCTCATGAATATTGTGATGGAATCCAGCAAAGTGTTGGGCAAAATGTACAAGCAATACAACCTGGAATAATTCTAGATAACATTCAGGAAAACCACAGTACTTATGAGtataatggagaaaattttggGGACAAAGAAAAGATAACTAACGATAATAATGCCTGTGCAGATGGAGCAAATAATACTGTACAAGTTCACAATACTTCTCAGCCTTCCTTGAAACTGAAGATCAAGTCAAAAGGCTTTGCAGATGGAGCAACTTTATCCGACAAATCAAGAAGTGCAACAGTAGGAAATACCATGAACGCCGAGCATGATAAAGGTTCAGTGCAGCATGAAGAGGATTCTTCAATCAATCAACCCAGGAATGTGGACTTACTTAATGTGTCCAAAAGTTCTCAGGAATGCACAGATAAAAGCACTGGTTTACATGATTCAAAAAAACCGCACTTGGATTTTCCAAAGATGTGCACTGCAGTGTACAAAAGGTCAAAGCCAAACAACAGGAAAAAAATGGATTCAGATGAATATGCAAACGATGATAGTACTTCTATCTCGAACGATGATGGTGGATACCAACCTCCAGAATATAGTCCTGTTACAGCTGCAAGCGGTAGATTGAGAAGAAGTGCAAGGAAGTCATATGCGCACAATGATGATGACACGCCGTGGGATGATATTTCCCAAGTGAAAGATTCTTATAGTTCCTATGAAGCTTCAACTAGTGGAAGACGAATTGTCTCAGATGCGCGTGAAGTAATGTGGCGACCCCCCTCAAAAACTGTTGGTTTAAGGTCTGCTAGGAACAAAAGAGAGAGTAGCAACTTTCCTGATACACATCCATTGGGTAAAAAGCACCAGACACCCTTAAAGTATTCATGGTTAATGTTGCTTGAGCATGAAGATAGTTACCGTTATATTCCTCAACTCGGTGATGAGGTTATGTACTTGAGGCAGGTAAtgctatttttcctttttgttatGTCGTGTGCAGAAAGTATGGGGATGAAAGTTCTCACTTTTGCTCTCTCCACATTTTGCCGCCCTCCTCACCCCTAAGTGTAGGACTAGTAATCGATGATGGTGGAAAAAGCATATGTAAAGTGAATGAAATGCAAACATGTGGTCACTTCTCATGTTGCCTTTAGTATTTCACTATTATGATCCTCCTTTCTGGGCTTGCTATATTTGTAGGGCCACGAGGAATATCTTCAAGGAATGCGGTCATCTGATCCTTGCCCTTGGAACCGGATAAAAGGCCTTAAAGCTGTAGAACTTTGCAAAATACAGGGTCTTGATTACTCCTCTTACAAAGGATCTGGTGAAAGCTGCTGTAAACTATCCATCGAATTCATTGATTGCACTTCCACTGGGTTTGGCAAAACATTTATGATCACCTTGCCTGAGCTAGTGAACTTTCCAGATTTTCTTGTGGAAAGAACAAGGTATGAAGCTTCTATGGAACGGAACTGGACCCACAGAGATAAGTGCAAAGTTTGGTGGAGGGATGAAGAAGGACAGGAAGGAGGAAATTGGTGGGAGGGCCGGATTATGGCTCTAAAACCTAAATCACCTGATTTTCCTGAGAGCCCATGGGAGAAATATGTCATACAGTATAAGAATGATGGTTCTCATCACCCACATAGCCCCTGGGAACTTCATGATGTAGGGAATTTATGGGTTCCATGGAAACATCCACATATCAATCTCGAGATTCGAGATAGATTGTTATCAGAAATGGAAAAATTACAGGAAATGTCGCTCAAAAATCAGGTGAagttaattttatttattacccttttgcTACCTTTTTTTACTGTGGTATTGATCTTTTACAATATTTATTTATGGTTTTATAGGATCGTTATGGTGTTTTAAAGTTAGACAAGGTCACAGAGAAGTCAGATTTTATGAACAGGTAATTCTTGTATGTTGTTTTTCAGCAATTTTTCATTGAAATTATGACTTCAGAGGCAATatttgttaaaaaattatacttcACAAAAGGTTGAGAAAAAAATCCAAACCAATGTCTGCATACTTGTCTTATCGTTtccttttcttcattttttttgtacATGGGATTATCTAGAATATTAGGTGATACTCCCTGTgccccaaattgtaggtcgttttggttttttaggTGCATAGCTTGATATAGTggatgtctagatgtataatactatctatgaacctagaaaagccaaaacgacctacaatttgaaacggagggagtaccatatAAATTGCTTCAAGCATTTTGTTTTTCAGTAATAACCAACAAATCTTTATTGAATTACATTAGTGTTATATCTAATAGTAATGCTCATCTTGATTGACTCCTGTCTATACAATTCTTGCCCTAGGTTTCCTGTCCAATTTTCCATAGAGGTGATCAAGACAA is a genomic window containing:
- the LOC117840427 gene encoding uncharacterized protein; its protein translation is MSFRKHQLPHNAASISLAPLDFPSQELEKVNPLNSVMSADVASMDGVDIDMREVYFLIMHFLSHGPFKRTFGELCNELLEHQLLPRRYHGWYSRGGFHSGEENDDGISLPLDYAKLAERYPHIGKDHLVKLLKQLMVNSCHPHNLIGGVSPNAADVPTLLGSNSFSLLASERQDKETPRMPSYLRWPHIQADQVHGLGLREIGGFTKHRRAPSVRASCYAIAKPSTLVEKMQIIKRLRGHQNAVYCATFDRMGRYVITGSDDRLVKIWAMETAFCLASCRGHEGDITDLAVSSNNAVVASSSNDFIIRVWRMPDGMPVSVLKGHTGAVTAIAFSPRPGAAFQLLSSSDDGTCRIWDARYSQQPPRVYTPKPPDVATGKSGDASSSAAQVQPTNHQILCCAFNANGTVFVTGSSDTFARVWNACKSSSEEHDQPNHEMDLLSGHENDVNYVQFSGCAVASRSFSSDSGHISKEENNLKFRNSWFTHNIVTCSRDGSAIIWVPRSRRSHGKVGRWTRAYHLKVPPPPMAPQPPRGGPRQRYQPTPRGVNMIVWSLDNRFVLAAIMDCRICVWNASDGSLVHSLIGHKESTFVLDVHPFNPRIAMSAGYDGKTIIWDIWEGKPVQIYETGHFKLVDGKFSPDGTSLILSDEIGQIFIIGTGQGESQKDAKYDQFFLGDYRPLIRDTNGSVIDQETQLIPHRRNMQDFLCDAGMIPYPEPFQSMYQKRRLGTLGIEWRPPSVNFAVGPTYNATTGEYQNIPIIDPDRWEPLPEITDFIELEPENEVISDDTDSEYNGMDENSSEGEQEIMSGDSSGTSYSSAEIDADNPNSAAHLRRSRRKKKKSEADLVTSSGRRVRKKILDEPDITTVSRPHRCRKSRNGRSSKRKRSPKSRGLRPQRRAARNALSFFSKIGASTEDDEDYSEGSSSDSELNTDSTEAEQLERSGQVRFSREEDVTQPSQFADNKGNSGTGRKLVLRIPRAKIPFALESGKAECSTQDKAVNSLALADLESVEPELTVEHGHSSACKAELLTDGDLHDGSAVHSNNSIRWGEVKMRSSKRCKYSDPAGGLWSTSNNAASQDIEGSGSQEMPHEYCDGIQQSVGQNVQAIQPGIILDNIQENHSTYEYNGENFGDKEKITNDNNACADGANNTVQVHNTSQPSLKLKIKSKGFADGATLSDKSRSATVGNTMNAEHDKGSVQHEEDSSINQPRNVDLLNVSKSSQECTDKSTGLHDSKKPHLDFPKMCTAVYKRSKPNNRKKMDSDEYANDDSTSISNDDGGYQPPEYSPVTAASGRLRRSARKSYAHNDDDTPWDDISQVKDSYSSYEASTSGRRIVSDAREVMWRPPSKTVGLRSARNKRESSNFPDTHPLGKKHQTPLKYSWLMLLEHEDSYRYIPQLGDEVMYLRQGHEEYLQGMRSSDPCPWNRIKGLKAVELCKIQGLDYSSYKGSGESCCKLSIEFIDCTSTGFGKTFMITLPELVNFPDFLVERTRYEASMERNWTHRDKCKVWWRDEEGQEGGNWWEGRIMALKPKSPDFPESPWEKYVIQYKNDGSHHPHSPWELHDVGNLWVPWKHPHINLEIRDRLLSEMEKLQEMSLKNQDRYGVLKLDKVTEKSDFMNRFPVQFSIEVIKTRLANNYYRTLEAVKHDTTVMLTNAESYFSKSAEMTKKISRLSEWVDQTFSLL